A single genomic interval of Nocardioides palaemonis harbors:
- a CDS encoding TetR/AcrR family transcriptional regulator, whose translation MSTARYHHGNLRAALVEAGVAAVRESGPDGVALRDLARRVGVSHNAAYRHFADREELMGEIAGAGMAALGEEGRRRLDAVGETDPVRRSRLRLRALGRGYVAFARAERGLFRVAFADHPSLDGTPTMDVEAEAAAWEGPFGQLVGCLDEMEAVGFLASSARPGAEYTCWAAVHGLSMLLLEGPLQKLPDEAAEAVVEEVLASLDRGLGATTGTYAPLD comes from the coding sequence CCGCGAGTCCGGGCCCGACGGCGTGGCGCTGCGCGACCTGGCCCGCCGGGTGGGGGTGAGCCACAACGCGGCCTACCGGCACTTCGCCGACCGCGAGGAGCTGATGGGGGAGATCGCCGGCGCCGGGATGGCCGCGCTCGGCGAGGAGGGTCGTCGACGCCTGGACGCCGTGGGGGAGACGGACCCCGTACGCCGCTCGCGGCTGCGGCTGCGCGCGCTGGGTCGGGGCTACGTCGCGTTCGCCCGGGCCGAGCGCGGGCTGTTCCGCGTCGCCTTCGCCGACCACCCGTCACTGGACGGGACGCCGACCATGGACGTCGAGGCGGAGGCTGCCGCCTGGGAGGGTCCTTTCGGCCAGCTGGTCGGCTGCCTCGACGAGATGGAGGCGGTGGGCTTCCTGGCGTCGTCGGCGCGCCCGGGCGCGGAGTACACCTGCTGGGCGGCGGTCCACGGCCTGTCCATGCTGCTGCTGGAGGGGCCGCTGCAGAAGCTGCCGGACGAGGCGGCCGAGGCGGTCGTCGAGGAGGTCCTGGCGTCGCTGGACCGCGGGCTCGGCGCGACCACCGGGACGTACGCGCCCCTCGACTGA
- a CDS encoding cation:proton antiporter translates to MELLTLAIAALMAIVVAAVLSRRTGIATPLVLLVVGIVFSLVPSTPEFVLEPDWILVGALPPLLYATAVQVPVLDLRRSFGMITWLSVTLVVVSALAVGAVVHLLVPGVSFAAGVALGAVVSPTDAVAATAIGKRLGLPHRLMTVLEGESLLNDASALVVLRTALLAVTAGFSLTDALFDFVRAVVLALVIGYVVGHATVWLRARLADPVLMTAVSFIVPFLAFLPAEEAEASGVVAVVVAGLVTGHHGARRFTARERLTERTNWLTLQFLVENGVFLLMGLQLEGLLRDLDNSNNTPGQVAVVSAVILALLLVLRVGFVGVQVLSERRQQPRLDAMRERLDEISDRVDSLSDRPSPRLEGPRGERRIGQFRRRVERGRADVAYQESEPVTARGGAVLSWAGMRGVVTLAAALTIGEEIDDRTLLVTVAFVVAVVSLLLYGGTLPYVIRRLGVSGTDPDTHRDEVRDLFGGITSRAVAALGPTDAIVVDGRPIDPAVAEEMLGWLTRARDRGDDSPEALSQASQRVLLHREFVARMRDALHEEQAIGAYSTDALRQASQMIDAQELRLENG, encoded by the coding sequence GTGGAGCTGCTGACCCTCGCCATCGCGGCGCTCATGGCCATCGTGGTCGCGGCGGTGCTGTCGCGGCGCACCGGCATCGCGACGCCGCTCGTGCTGCTGGTCGTCGGGATCGTGTTCAGCCTGGTGCCGAGCACGCCGGAGTTCGTCCTCGAGCCGGACTGGATCCTGGTCGGCGCGCTGCCGCCGCTGCTCTACGCCACCGCGGTCCAGGTGCCGGTCCTCGACCTGCGCCGCAGCTTCGGGATGATCACGTGGCTGTCGGTGACCCTCGTCGTGGTGTCCGCGCTCGCCGTCGGCGCCGTGGTCCACCTGCTCGTCCCGGGCGTCTCGTTCGCCGCCGGGGTCGCCCTCGGCGCGGTGGTGAGCCCCACCGACGCCGTCGCCGCCACCGCGATCGGCAAGCGGCTCGGGCTCCCCCATCGCCTGATGACCGTCCTCGAGGGCGAGAGCCTGCTCAACGACGCTTCCGCGCTGGTGGTCCTGCGCACGGCCCTCCTCGCCGTCACCGCCGGCTTCAGCCTCACCGACGCGCTCTTCGACTTCGTCCGCGCGGTCGTGCTCGCGCTGGTGATCGGCTACGTCGTGGGGCACGCGACCGTCTGGCTGCGCGCCCGCCTGGCCGACCCGGTCCTCATGACCGCGGTCAGCTTCATCGTCCCGTTCCTCGCCTTCCTCCCCGCCGAGGAGGCCGAGGCCTCGGGCGTCGTCGCCGTCGTCGTGGCCGGCCTCGTCACCGGTCACCACGGCGCGCGCCGCTTCACCGCGCGTGAGCGGCTCACCGAGCGGACCAACTGGCTCACCCTGCAGTTCCTCGTCGAGAACGGCGTGTTCCTGCTGATGGGCCTCCAGCTCGAGGGCCTGCTCCGAGACCTCGACAACTCCAACAACACCCCCGGCCAGGTCGCCGTGGTGTCCGCCGTCATCCTCGCGCTCCTGCTGGTGCTCCGGGTCGGGTTCGTCGGCGTGCAGGTCCTCAGCGAGCGCCGCCAGCAGCCGAGGCTCGACGCGATGCGTGAGCGCCTCGACGAGATCAGCGACCGCGTCGACTCGCTCTCCGACCGACCCAGCCCCCGGCTCGAAGGACCGCGGGGCGAGCGTCGCATCGGCCAGTTCCGGCGCCGCGTGGAGCGCGGCCGCGCGGACGTGGCCTACCAGGAGAGCGAGCCGGTGACCGCGCGCGGTGGAGCCGTGTTGTCGTGGGCCGGCATGCGCGGCGTCGTCACGCTGGCCGCCGCCCTCACCATCGGCGAGGAGATCGACGACCGCACGCTGCTGGTGACCGTCGCCTTCGTGGTCGCCGTCGTGTCGCTCCTGCTCTACGGCGGCACCCTGCCCTACGTCATCCGTCGCCTCGGGGTGTCCGGCACCGACCCCGACACCCACCGCGACGAGGTGCGCGACCTCTTTGGCGGCATCACCTCGCGCGCGGTCGCCGCACTCGGCCCCACGGACGCGATCGTCGTCGACGGCCGCCCGATCGACCCGGCCGTGGCCGAGGAGATGCTCGGCTGGCTCACCCGGGCCCGCGACCGCGGTGATGACTCCCCCGAGGCGCTCTCGCAGGCCTCGCAGCGCGTCCTGCTGCACCGCGAGTTCGTCGCCCGGATGCGCGACGCGCTCCACGAGGAGCAGGCGATCGGCGCCTACAGCACCGACGCACTGCGCCAGGCGTCGCAGATGATCGACGCCCAGGAGCTCCGCCTCGAGAACGGCTGA
- a CDS encoding helix-turn-helix domain-containing protein yields MGTAVDAEEPGEESPLEELMRIARAKHELAAAEAVAVRRARIHGFSWAEIGTMLGVSKQAMHKKYGKFA; encoded by the coding sequence ATGGGGACCGCTGTCGACGCCGAGGAGCCGGGGGAGGAGAGCCCTCTCGAGGAGCTCATGCGCATCGCCCGCGCCAAGCACGAGCTCGCCGCGGCCGAGGCCGTCGCCGTGCGCCGCGCCCGGATCCACGGCTTCAGCTGGGCCGAGATCGGCACGATGCTGGGCGTGAGCAAGCAGGCGATGCACAAGAAGTACGGCAAGTTCGCCTGA
- a CDS encoding DNA polymerase ligase N-terminal domain-containing protein, with protein sequence MPSRFVLHDHRRPSPHFDLRLEEDGVLRSWAVPKGLPDDPAHDRLAIAVDDHELDHVDFEDEHKSIADTGTWTLEDRTDRRLLFVLSGRTSTRRFALIHTGGTQWLLHLVQDQSVNKG encoded by the coding sequence GTGCCGTCCCGTTTCGTGCTGCACGACCACCGTCGCCCGAGCCCGCACTTCGACCTGCGACTCGAGGAGGACGGCGTGCTCCGCAGCTGGGCGGTGCCGAAGGGGCTGCCCGACGACCCGGCGCACGACCGCCTGGCGATCGCCGTCGACGACCACGAGCTCGACCACGTCGACTTCGAGGACGAGCACAAGTCCATCGCCGACACCGGCACGTGGACCCTCGAGGACCGCACGGACCGCCGGCTGCTGTTCGTGCTGTCCGGCCGGACCTCGACCCGTCGCTTCGCGCTGATCCACACCGGCGGCACCCAGTGGCTGCTGCACCTCGTCCAGGACCAGTCCGTCAACAAGGGTTGA
- the paaK gene encoding phenylacetate--CoA ligase PaaK: MPAAIPPDDRLDPIEQVSVDELRSVQLDRLRWSVRHAYDNVAHYRAALDDAGVDPREIRELSDLARLPFTTKETLRQNYPFGMFAVPREEVVRLHASSGTTGKPTVVGYTRADLDVWATVVARSIRAAGGRPGDVLHNAYGYGLFTGGLGAHAGAEKLGCTVVPVSGGMTERQVQLIEDFRPAVIMVTPSYMLNIVDEMERRGLDPRASSLRVGIFGAEPWTDEMRRAIEERLDMHAVDIYGLSEIIGPGVAQECVETKDGLHVWEDHFYPEIIDPTTGEVLPDGEEGELVLTSLTKEAMPVLRYRTRDLTRLLPGSMRPMRRIEKITGRTDDMIILRGVNLFPTQIEELVLGVPELTPHFQCVRRRAGNLDTLTVRIERREHVGTEVGDAAGRHVADLVKRMIGVSVEVEVVEPFGIERSVGKMRRIVDERPKD; this comes from the coding sequence GTGCCCGCAGCGATCCCACCCGACGACCGGCTCGACCCGATCGAGCAGGTCTCCGTCGACGAGCTGCGCAGCGTCCAGCTCGACCGGCTGCGCTGGTCGGTGCGCCACGCGTACGACAACGTCGCGCACTACCGCGCCGCCCTCGACGACGCCGGGGTCGACCCGCGGGAGATCCGGGAGCTGTCCGACCTGGCGCGGCTGCCGTTCACCACGAAGGAGACGCTGCGGCAGAACTACCCGTTCGGGATGTTCGCCGTGCCGCGCGAGGAGGTGGTGCGCCTGCACGCCTCGTCCGGCACCACCGGCAAGCCGACCGTCGTGGGCTACACCCGCGCCGACCTCGACGTCTGGGCGACCGTCGTGGCGCGCTCGATCCGGGCCGCGGGCGGACGACCGGGCGACGTGCTGCACAACGCGTACGGCTACGGGCTCTTCACCGGCGGGCTCGGCGCGCACGCCGGCGCCGAGAAGCTCGGCTGCACCGTCGTGCCGGTCTCCGGCGGGATGACCGAGCGGCAGGTCCAGCTGATCGAGGACTTCCGGCCGGCGGTGATCATGGTGACGCCGTCCTACATGCTCAACATCGTCGACGAGATGGAGCGCCGGGGCCTCGATCCGCGCGCGAGCTCGCTGCGCGTCGGCATCTTCGGCGCCGAGCCCTGGACCGACGAGATGCGCCGGGCGATCGAGGAGCGCCTCGACATGCACGCCGTCGACATCTACGGCCTCTCGGAGATCATCGGCCCCGGCGTCGCGCAGGAGTGCGTGGAGACCAAGGACGGACTGCACGTCTGGGAGGACCACTTCTACCCGGAGATCATCGACCCGACGACCGGCGAGGTGCTGCCGGACGGCGAGGAGGGCGAGCTCGTCCTGACCTCGCTGACCAAGGAGGCGATGCCGGTCCTGCGCTACCGCACGCGCGACCTGACGCGGTTGCTGCCGGGGTCGATGCGCCCGATGCGCCGGATCGAGAAGATCACCGGCCGCACCGACGACATGATCATCCTGCGCGGGGTCAACCTGTTCCCGACGCAGATCGAGGAGCTCGTCCTGGGCGTCCCCGAGCTCACCCCGCACTTCCAGTGCGTACGCCGTCGCGCGGGCAACCTCGACACGCTCACCGTCCGGATCGAGCGCCGCGAGCACGTCGGCACCGAGGTGGGCGACGCCGCCGGACGCCACGTGGCCGACCTGGTGAAGCGGATGATCGGCGTGAGCGTCGAGGTGGAGGTCGTCGAGCCGTTCGGCATCGAGCGGTCGGTCGGCAAGATGCGCCGGATCGTCGACGAGCGGCCGAAGGACTGA
- a CDS encoding MFS transporter, producing MISADFARYWRADAVSGMGTNVTLLALQALVLLTLDGTAGDVGWLNAARWLPYLVVGLLVGALVDGRRRLPLMVGTDLLQAVLLLTIPLLWWLDALSLPVLLVVVVAYGTAAVVNMAASMSFLPRLVDGADLQRAHARIDGADAVSSTAGPALGGLLVSTVGAPLTVVVDALTYLFSALTLRRIRVDEPPARTGVTVRGLLADVAEGLRWAYGPSGLRTLALVTHGWFVGSAIVGVVLAPYALVTLDLSAARFGLVGAAGGVGALVGASITTAVGRRLGTGRTIIACHVVTTCGIAVMLLAGGVGSATGAFAVLAAGQALFGLAMGASNSHEMSYRQLVTPDELQARTNTTLRSANRAVIVVVAPVAGLLADALGVRVVLAAAVVVFALVAVALAASPFRSVRAPVGAG from the coding sequence GTGATCTCGGCCGACTTCGCCCGCTACTGGCGGGCCGACGCCGTGTCCGGCATGGGCACCAACGTCACCCTGCTCGCGCTCCAGGCGCTCGTGCTGCTGACCCTCGACGGCACGGCCGGCGACGTCGGCTGGCTCAACGCCGCGCGCTGGTTGCCGTACCTCGTGGTCGGGCTGCTCGTCGGTGCGCTCGTCGACGGCCGGCGCCGGCTCCCGCTGATGGTCGGCACCGACCTCCTGCAGGCCGTGCTGCTGCTCACGATCCCGCTGCTGTGGTGGCTCGACGCGCTGTCGCTGCCGGTGCTGCTGGTGGTCGTGGTGGCCTACGGCACCGCCGCCGTGGTCAACATGGCTGCGTCGATGTCGTTCCTGCCCCGTCTCGTCGACGGCGCCGACCTGCAGCGGGCGCACGCCCGCATCGACGGGGCCGACGCGGTGTCGTCGACCGCGGGGCCGGCACTCGGCGGGCTGCTGGTGAGCACCGTCGGCGCGCCGCTCACCGTGGTCGTCGACGCGCTGACCTACCTCTTCTCCGCGCTCACGCTGCGCCGGATCAGGGTCGACGAGCCGCCGGCCCGGACCGGCGTCACGGTCCGCGGGCTCCTCGCGGACGTCGCCGAGGGGTTGCGCTGGGCCTACGGACCGTCCGGGCTGCGCACCCTCGCCCTCGTCACCCACGGGTGGTTCGTCGGCAGCGCGATCGTCGGCGTCGTCCTCGCGCCGTACGCCCTCGTCACGCTCGACCTCTCGGCGGCCCGCTTCGGCCTGGTCGGTGCGGCCGGGGGAGTCGGGGCGCTCGTCGGTGCGTCGATCACGACCGCCGTGGGGAGGCGGCTGGGCACGGGCCGCACGATCATCGCCTGCCACGTCGTGACGACCTGCGGGATCGCGGTGATGCTGCTCGCCGGCGGCGTCGGCTCCGCGACGGGCGCCTTCGCCGTGCTGGCCGCCGGACAGGCGCTCTTCGGGCTGGCGATGGGCGCGAGCAACTCCCACGAGATGAGCTATCGCCAGCTGGTGACGCCCGACGAACTCCAGGCCCGCACCAACACCACGCTGCGCTCGGCCAACCGCGCCGTCATCGTGGTCGTCGCCCCCGTCGCCGGCCTGCTCGCGGACGCCCTCGGCGTACGCGTGGTGCTCGCTGCCGCGGTCGTGGTCTTCGCGCTCGTGGCCGTCGCCCTGGCCGCGTCACCGTTCCGCTCGGTGCGCGCGCCGGTGGGTGCCGGCTGA
- a CDS encoding PaaI family thioesterase: MEEAAAVRAASVSSVPILDAMGVRLVEVAAGHAVAELPAEPNRNHFGVTYAGSLYSVAEMLGGVLALATFDLEDELAGFVPLVKESTIRFRRPALGVVRAEATLSPADAERVRRDALATGRGEFVLEATLTDTSGEVVATTTGTYQVRRLG, translated from the coding sequence GTGGAGGAAGCAGCGGCGGTGCGGGCCGCGTCCGTCTCCTCCGTCCCGATCCTCGACGCGATGGGTGTCCGGCTGGTCGAGGTCGCTGCCGGGCACGCCGTCGCCGAGCTGCCCGCGGAGCCCAACCGCAACCACTTCGGCGTCACCTACGCGGGCTCGCTCTACAGCGTGGCCGAGATGCTCGGCGGGGTCCTCGCGCTGGCGACGTTCGACCTCGAGGACGAGCTCGCCGGGTTCGTGCCGCTGGTCAAGGAGTCGACCATCCGGTTCCGCCGGCCCGCACTCGGCGTCGTACGCGCCGAGGCCACGCTGTCGCCCGCGGACGCCGAACGGGTGCGGCGCGACGCGCTCGCCACCGGCAGGGGCGAGTTCGTGCTCGAGGCGACGCTCACCGACACGTCCGGCGAGGTGGTCGCCACCACGACCGGCACCTACCAGGTGCGCCGGCTCGGGTGA
- the helR gene encoding RNA polymerase recycling motor ATPase HelR, with the protein MHPDTFPFALPDALSAKSDPALIDADREHFRALGASLRDAVADLEASLAEVRRAPARYGTAALERDQEVHRVSARLRALRRYDLDLCLGRVVHADRDEVTYVGRFGLAARDGRRLLVDWRSPAAEPFFAATHARPHGLASRRRYRWTGGRIVDFWDEAFTEEALSHTAALDDQSAFVATLGGSRTARMRDVLGTIQADQDAIVRAPSSGALVVDGGPGTGKTVVALHRTAYLLYADPRLGHRRGGVLFVGPHQPYLAYVGDVLPSLGEEGVRTCTLHDLVPEAATATPEDDDRVAALKADLRMVAAIEPAAALYEEPPTEPLLVETPWGDLLLSAQDWAEAFDAPDPGTPHNLARDDVWDEVLTILVDRADGLDEVGPDDLRTVLDRHRGLRDAFDRAWPLLEHTDLVGDLWTVPAYLRHCAPWLAPDEVRALRRSDPEAWTHADLPLLDAARMRLGDPEASRRRRRARAAEARERARMDEVVDDLRTTARETGADEFGEGLVTMLVHDDLQTALVDDGALPDEDADPLSQPFAHVVVDEAQELTDAEWAMVLRRCPSRSLTIVGDRAQARHGFDGTWAERLARVGLPATTVMPLTVNYRTPAEVMTAAEPVIRAALPEANVPTSVRESGIPVRHGAAGDLDAVVAGWLDSHAEGTAVVIGAGTDDRWGPRVRALTPVLAKGLEFDLVVLVQPDRLGDGVTGAVDRYVAMTRATQELVVLSG; encoded by the coding sequence ATGCACCCGGACACCTTCCCCTTCGCCCTGCCCGACGCCCTCTCCGCCAAGTCCGACCCCGCCCTGATCGACGCCGACCGGGAACACTTCCGCGCCCTCGGCGCCAGCCTCCGCGACGCGGTCGCCGACCTCGAGGCGAGCCTCGCCGAGGTCCGGCGCGCGCCCGCCCGGTACGGCACCGCAGCCCTCGAGCGCGACCAGGAGGTGCACCGGGTGTCCGCCCGGCTGCGCGCCCTGCGCCGCTACGACCTCGACCTCTGCCTCGGCCGCGTCGTGCACGCCGACCGGGACGAGGTGACCTACGTCGGGCGGTTCGGGCTCGCCGCCCGCGACGGGCGGCGACTGCTGGTCGACTGGCGCTCCCCCGCCGCCGAGCCGTTCTTCGCCGCCACCCACGCCCGGCCGCACGGGCTCGCGAGCCGTCGCCGCTACCGCTGGACCGGCGGACGGATCGTCGACTTCTGGGACGAGGCGTTCACCGAGGAGGCGTTGAGCCACACGGCGGCCCTCGACGACCAGTCGGCGTTCGTCGCCACGCTCGGCGGCAGCCGCACCGCTCGGATGCGCGACGTGCTCGGCACCATCCAGGCCGACCAGGACGCGATCGTCCGGGCGCCGTCGAGCGGGGCGCTGGTCGTGGACGGCGGGCCGGGCACCGGCAAGACGGTCGTCGCGCTGCACCGCACCGCGTACCTGCTCTACGCGGACCCGCGGCTGGGCCACCGCCGCGGCGGCGTGCTGTTCGTCGGTCCGCACCAGCCCTACCTGGCCTACGTCGGCGACGTGCTGCCCAGTCTCGGTGAGGAGGGCGTGCGGACCTGCACGCTGCACGACCTCGTGCCGGAGGCGGCGACCGCCACGCCCGAGGACGACGACCGCGTGGCGGCGCTCAAGGCCGACCTGCGGATGGTTGCCGCGATCGAGCCCGCCGCCGCGCTCTACGAGGAGCCGCCGACCGAGCCGCTGCTCGTCGAGACGCCGTGGGGCGACCTCCTGCTCTCGGCGCAGGACTGGGCGGAGGCGTTCGACGCCCCCGACCCCGGGACCCCGCACAACCTCGCCCGCGACGACGTGTGGGACGAGGTCCTCACCATCCTCGTCGACCGCGCCGACGGGCTCGACGAGGTGGGTCCCGACGACCTCCGGACGGTCCTCGACCGGCACCGCGGACTGCGCGACGCGTTCGACCGCGCGTGGCCGCTGCTCGAGCACACCGACCTGGTCGGTGACCTGTGGACCGTTCCGGCGTACCTGCGCCACTGCGCTCCCTGGCTCGCGCCCGACGAGGTCCGCGCGCTGCGGCGCAGCGACCCCGAGGCGTGGACCCACGCCGACCTGCCGCTGCTCGACGCCGCCCGGATGCGGCTCGGCGACCCCGAGGCGTCGCGCCGGCGTCGCCGGGCGCGGGCCGCCGAGGCCCGCGAGCGCGCCCGGATGGACGAGGTGGTCGACGACCTCCGCACGACCGCCCGGGAGACGGGGGCGGACGAGTTCGGCGAGGGGCTGGTGACGATGCTCGTCCACGACGACCTGCAGACCGCGCTGGTCGACGACGGCGCCCTGCCCGACGAGGACGCCGACCCGCTGTCCCAGCCGTTCGCGCACGTCGTCGTCGACGAGGCGCAGGAGCTCACCGACGCGGAGTGGGCGATGGTGCTGCGGCGCTGCCCGTCGCGCAGCCTCACCATCGTGGGCGACCGCGCGCAGGCGCGTCACGGTTTCGACGGGACGTGGGCCGAGCGGCTCGCGCGGGTCGGGCTGCCGGCCACCACGGTGATGCCGCTGACGGTCAACTACCGCACGCCCGCCGAGGTGATGACGGCCGCCGAGCCGGTGATCCGCGCCGCGCTCCCGGAGGCCAACGTCCCCACGTCGGTGCGCGAGAGCGGGATCCCGGTGCGCCACGGCGCCGCCGGCGACCTCGACGCCGTCGTGGCGGGGTGGCTGGACTCCCACGCCGAGGGCACCGCGGTCGTGATCGGTGCGGGAACTGACGATCGCTGGGGCCCTCGGGTGCGCGCGCTCACGCCGGTCCTGGCGAAGGGGCTCGAGTTCGACCTCGTCGTCCTCGTGCAGCCGGACCGGCTCGGCGACGGCGTCACCGGCGCCGTCGACCGCTACGTCGCGATGACCCGCGCGACGCAGGAGCTGGTGGTGCTCAGCGGCTGA
- a CDS encoding antibiotic biosynthesis monooxygenase family protein, whose protein sequence is MTADRTRPHTGQVVTVFRNRLREPAREAYAAELEVVADLARSMPGFVETKTFVADDGERATIVTFSDEESHRGWREHPRHRAAQRNGISDYYEEYSIAVGTTSYASAFVRDEVSR, encoded by the coding sequence GTGACCGCCGACCGCACCCGACCGCACACCGGACAGGTCGTCACGGTGTTCCGCAACCGGCTGCGCGAGCCTGCACGCGAGGCCTATGCCGCCGAGCTCGAGGTCGTGGCCGACCTGGCCCGCTCGATGCCCGGCTTCGTCGAGACCAAGACGTTCGTCGCCGACGACGGCGAGCGGGCCACGATCGTGACGTTCTCCGACGAGGAGAGCCACCGCGGGTGGCGCGAACACCCGCGCCACCGCGCGGCCCAGCGCAACGGGATCTCCGACTACTACGAGGAGTACTCGATCGCGGTCGGCACCACGTCCTACGCCAGCGCGTTCGTGCGCGACGAGGTCAGCCGCTGA
- the mmuM gene encoding homocysteine S-methyltransferase, with product MSAPARPSLRDTVAERPVVLDGGLATLLERHGHDLSSHLWSARLLRDDPDAVEAAHREFFEAGAEVATTASYQVSYEGFGSDGVDAGEVTRLLRRSVALAASARDAVAPGGWVAASVGPYGAVLADGSEYRGDYDLDVAGLRAFHRPRLEVLAATVGEGADVLAVETVPCLAEVEAVLAELDGTGVPAWLSLSVAGDRTRAGEPLAEAFAMAADVAEVLAVGVNCTTPSDATAVVALARERGPAVVYPNSGQGWDAQARAWTGESAFDPADVASWVADGARLVGGCCRVGPEDVSALRATLGR from the coding sequence ATGAGCGCCCCCGCCCGTCCCTCCCTGCGTGACACCGTCGCCGAACGACCCGTCGTCCTCGACGGCGGCCTGGCCACGCTGCTCGAACGACACGGCCACGACCTGTCCTCGCACCTCTGGTCGGCCCGCCTGCTGCGCGACGACCCGGACGCGGTCGAGGCCGCGCACCGCGAGTTCTTCGAGGCCGGCGCCGAGGTCGCGACGACCGCGTCCTACCAGGTGTCCTACGAGGGCTTCGGCTCCGACGGCGTCGACGCCGGGGAGGTCACCCGGTTGCTGCGCCGCAGCGTCGCGCTCGCGGCGTCCGCCCGTGACGCCGTGGCCCCCGGCGGCTGGGTCGCCGCCTCGGTCGGACCGTACGGCGCGGTGCTCGCCGACGGGTCGGAGTACCGCGGTGACTACGACCTCGACGTGGCCGGGCTGCGCGCGTTCCACCGTCCACGCCTGGAGGTGCTGGCCGCGACCGTGGGGGAGGGGGCCGACGTCCTCGCCGTCGAGACCGTCCCGTGCCTGGCCGAGGTGGAGGCCGTGCTGGCCGAGCTCGACGGCACCGGCGTGCCGGCGTGGCTGTCGCTCTCCGTGGCCGGCGACCGCACCCGCGCCGGCGAACCGCTCGCCGAGGCGTTCGCGATGGCGGCCGACGTCGCCGAGGTCCTCGCCGTCGGAGTCAACTGCACCACCCCGTCCGACGCCACCGCCGTCGTCGCGCTGGCGAGGGAGCGGGGCCCTGCCGTGGTCTACCCCAACTCCGGCCAGGGGTGGGACGCGCAGGCGCGCGCCTGGACGGGGGAGTCCGCGTTCGATCCCGCCGACGTGGCGTCCTGGGTCGCCGACGGGGCCCGTCTGGTCGGCGGCTGCTGCCGGGTCGGGCCCGAGGACGTGTCCGCCCTGCGTGCGACACTCGGCCGGTGA
- a CDS encoding anhydro-N-acetylmuramic acid kinase, producing MIVLSVASGTSADGLDVGLVDLSLDDGVVEAEVLSTSAAPWPDGVREQALAVLPPAVTTARDLALLDAAVGQAVAAVARAACEDAPVRPDLVVSPGQTVHHEVVGERCLTTLQLGQPAWVAEATGLPVVSDLRTADVAAGGHGAPLAVVLDALWLAGGDVRAALNLGGIANITVVGPTGAAARDTGPANCLLDVVAERVTGEPFDRDGALAARGRVDHELLARLLRHPHLQPGAGTSTGREVFSAAWLDGQLDGQPWPDVQATLVELTAATVADAVLHARPVEVVASGGGTANPVLMAALQRHLGDVPLVRSEAHGLPADGKEAVLWCLLGFLSWHGVPVSTGAHPARVAGRFSPGRRGLALPPSTAGTPSRLRLRR from the coding sequence GTGATTGTCCTCTCCGTCGCGTCGGGCACCTCGGCCGACGGGCTCGACGTCGGGCTGGTCGACCTGTCGCTCGACGACGGGGTCGTCGAGGCCGAGGTGCTCTCGACCTCGGCCGCGCCCTGGCCCGACGGTGTCCGCGAGCAGGCCCTCGCGGTGCTGCCGCCGGCGGTGACCACCGCGCGCGACCTCGCGCTGCTCGACGCGGCGGTCGGACAGGCCGTGGCGGCCGTCGCCCGTGCCGCGTGCGAGGACGCGCCGGTCCGGCCCGACCTGGTCGTGTCGCCCGGTCAGACCGTCCACCACGAGGTGGTCGGGGAGCGGTGCCTGACCACCCTCCAGCTCGGGCAGCCGGCCTGGGTGGCCGAGGCCACCGGGTTGCCGGTCGTGAGCGACCTGCGGACCGCCGACGTGGCCGCGGGAGGCCACGGCGCACCGCTCGCAGTCGTGCTCGACGCCCTGTGGCTCGCGGGCGGCGACGTCCGCGCGGCGCTCAACCTCGGCGGGATCGCCAACATCACCGTCGTCGGGCCCACCGGCGCCGCCGCCCGCGACACGGGCCCGGCCAACTGCCTGCTCGACGTGGTGGCGGAGCGGGTGACGGGCGAGCCGTTCGACCGCGACGGCGCCCTGGCCGCCCGCGGGCGGGTCGACCACGAGCTGCTGGCGCGCCTGCTCCGCCACCCCCACCTCCAGCCGGGGGCGGGCACCTCGACCGGGCGCGAGGTGTTCTCGGCGGCGTGGCTCGACGGGCAGCTCGACGGTCAGCCGTGGCCGGACGTGCAGGCCACGCTGGTCGAGCTGACCGCCGCCACGGTCGCCGACGCGGTGCTCCATGCGCGTCCCGTCGAGGTCGTCGCCTCGGGTGGCGGCACCGCCAACCCGGTCCTCATGGCCGCGCTCCAGCGCCATCTCGGTGACGTGCCGCTCGTCCGGAGCGAGGCCCACGGCCTGCCGGCGGACGGCAAGGAGGCCGTGCTGTGGTGCCTGCTGGGGTTCCTGTCCTGGCACGGCGTGCCCGTCTCCACGGGTGCGCACCCCGCCCGGGTGGCCGGCCGGTTCAGCCCCGGACGGCGCGGCCTCGCACTGCCACCGTCCACGGCCGGCACGCCGAGCCGGCTGCGCCTGCGGCGGTGA